ACGCCCTAAAAGTATAAAATTTCCATCCTTACATTTGATTATACTATTTGCAGCATCAAAACCTTTGTCTCCTACTGATTTGTAAGCAAGTTTGTTGGTTTTATTGTAGGAGTCTATTTCTAATGTAGTAGTAACAGGATCAATATTTTTTGTAGGATTTAAGAAAGGAGCAGAAAATGAAACAGTAGAACTGATAGATAAGGCTGCTGCAATACAGAAAGTTAAGATTTTCATACGCTAAGGCTATATTTTATTTTATAGATAAAGTTAAAGGCAAATGGTAAAGGCGATGTTGTATTTAGACTCTAAATTATGATGCTATTTGATTAACTAAGCAAAAAGTCTTAAAAAAATAGTCATTCATTGTTTGTATTCGCACTTATTTAGCAATTTTGCAATAAGTGTGCCTACTTCTAAGGCAAAATAATACAAAATATGCCATAAATACAGAGGAAGAATTAAATATAGTCTTATTTTGTTGATAAATCTTTTTAAAAGATAATTTATTAGTTAAATTATTCAATAAAATAGATTTTGAAAAACTTTAAAAGTCTTTTAAATCATTTCCAACACTTTTACAATTTCTTTTTCTACTGTAATTTATTACTTATTTAAGTTGATTTTCTGTTGTGTTGGTGTTTCTATATTTCCATCTCTTAGACGGATTACTCGTTCTGTTTTTGCAGCAATATCATCTTCATGAGTTACAATGACGATAGTTTTGCCACTTTCATGTACTTGTTTGAAAAGTTCCATTACTTCATAAGAGGTAGTTGTGTCTAATGCTCCTGTTGGTTCATCTGCCAAAATTACTTTTGGGTCTGTAATTAAAGCTCTAGCAATAGCAACACGCTGTTTTTGTCCCCCTGAAAGTTCAGAAGGCAAATGATGCGCCCATTGACGTAGCCCAACACGTTCTAAGTATTCTTCTGCCAGAATCTGTCTTTCTTTACGTCCTACTTGTTGATAATAAAGTGGTAGAGCCACATTTTCGGCTGCTGTTTTGAAAGAAAGTAAATTAAAAGATTGAAAAACAAAACCTAAAAATTTATTACGATAAATGGCTGCTTGTTTTTCAGAAAGATTTTTTATTAATACTTTATCTAACCAATATTCTCCTTTATCATAGTTATCTAGCATTCCCAAAATATTTAGTAGCGTAGATTTTCCAGAACCTGAAGAACCCATTATCGAAACAAGTTCGCCTTCATTGATAGTCATATCAATTCCTTTTAAAACATGCATACTTTGGGCTGTCGTATGGTAGGATTTGTGAATGTTTTGTAGAGAAAGCATAGTTTAATTATCAGTAGCTATTTATCAGTAAAAATATAACCAAGTTTAATGATTTTTTTTCTCTTCTCTATTCATTTGAATCATTTTTAACGAAAAATTTGATTTTATTTCTATTTTTCATCATTATTTTTATTATTTCAAGACTTTAAGTAAATGCTTGACTTTATCAGTCTGAATATAATCTACTCCTTTATTGATAGCTTCTATATTTTTATTATTCGAATGTGTGTTAAGAGTAGCCACTAAAAAACCTTCTTGATGAGCTTGCTCTACATTTTCTTTGGTTAAGTTATCTGTTTGAACGGTAATTCCTCTTAAATTATATTTTCTAGCTTTTTCCATAGCTATTTCAAAATCTTCATAAGCAAAAATTTGATAATTGGGACGTTCTTTTTGTAAAGATTCTATCAAATCGGTTCTTTTTAGTTCTATATATACTTTATTCAAATTAAGATTACGTTTTTGTTCATATTTTTCTAGCAAAGAAATAAGTGCTGTATTGAGTTGATTATAATAAACTGGAGAAGTAGAAGAACTAAAACTTTTAATATCTAAAGAAAAGACATAGTTTTCAAGGTTAGGTAGATGTTCGAAAATATCTTCCAAGCGAATGACTCTGTATTTTGTATAAGGTGCAGAACTTGTATACTGAGCATCTTTTATTTCGTTCCAGTTTTGCTCATGGATTTTTCCTTTTTTATTGGTTTTGATATCTAATTCTTCATCATGAAAAGCTACCAAAACGCCATCTTTTGTCATTTGTACATCAATTTCTACTCCATCACTTCCTAAAGTTAAGGCATACATAATTGATTCATAACTATTCATTGGATAAACCTGCCCAATGCCCATTCCTCCGTGTCCAATTACTTTAATGTCTCTTTCAGATAAATTAATGTTAATATCTTCTTGTTTACAAGAACTAAAAGAGAAAATAAAAAATAGAACCAAAGTTAATATTTGAAATGATTGTAGTAATAATTTTTTCATGACTTAAAATAGATTTAGAATAATAGTTTGAAAAATGAGCTTAAAAAGCATAACCAAGTGCAAGTCCTCCCCAATGTTGATAATCTGTATTGAATTCAAGAATAGGTGTGTAAGCAATTCTGAACATTAAACCACCTTTATTTTTTTGATAGCGATAGCCCAATATAAAATGAGTGTGATTTCGTATATCTCGTTTGGGTTGAAAGTCTGACGAACTAGCTCTCACAAAAGAAGTGATTGTTTGTCCTGCTCCAACTTCTAGCTTATGATTTTTTCCATATAAAAAATGAATAGCCACAGGTACAATAATTTCAGGATTGAATGTATCTGTATAATCATTAAGATAATATGTACTTGCACCTAAGCGAAAAGCAAAAGCAATTTTTGAAGTTTGATTATTAGAAAAAGTACGAGGTGAAAAATAAATATATTCATAGTTAATAGAACCATATCCTCCAGCACCAGCACCCTCTATATAAATTGTGTTTTTTGAATTGTTTTTATAATCTGATTGAGAAAATACTTCAACAGAATTATTGAAAAAAAATAAGATAGAAAAACACACAAAACTAAACAGTTTAAAAAATGGACTTTTCATCGTTTGTTATAGTTTAATATATTTATTTATACGTTTTTCCTAAATTATAGTTGTAGGTACAATATTTTATTAACGTTTATTCTATGTGTATTAAATTATCTAAAAATAACGTCTTTTTTAAAACATTTTATTGATAATAATTTACCTGTATGAAAAATTTGTTTGTGGTAAAGAAATTCAAGGAATTATTTTGTGTTCTTGAATTTATACGATTTATAGAAAATAATTTCCTGTTTTACATTTAAAAAAGGAAATGAATATACTACCTCAGATAGGATGAATTCATAAGAAAATCCTGTCAAATTGTTAAACCTTTTAAAAAATTTGCTTAAACAAAACTATTGTGCTACTTTTGTGTTAGTAAGTAATACTATCAATATTGTTAATTAAACAATCATTAATAAAATTAATTGGTAGTTGTGAATAACCAATAAATAATCATTTTCTCGTTTAACAAATTTTTAAAATACTTCTCTTATGCTAGTATCCAACGGAAATTACACAGACACACAAGACACAACATTTGCACAGAAACCTACTCACAAGAAAACTTTAGTTACTGTTGCTAAAGGCGATGGAATAGGCGAAGAAATTATGAATGCAACGCTTTCAATTTTGGAAGCAGCTAAGGCGAGAATAGATTTTGAAGAAGTAGAAATAGGTGAAAAAGTATACAAAAATGGACATTCAGCAGGAATAACACCTGAAACTTGGAAATCTTTACGCAAAACGAAAGTATTTTTGAAAGCTCCAATTACTACTCCTCAAGGTGGTGGTTTCAAAAGTTTGAATGTTACGATACGCAAAACTTTGGGACTTTATTCAAATGTTCGTCCTTGTGTTTCGTATAATCCTTATGTACAGACGAAGCATCCCAAAATGGATACTGTTATTATAAGAGAAAATGAAGAAGATTTGTATGCAGGAATCGAACACCAACAGACTGACGAAGTAACACAATGTTTGAAACTGATTACAAGTGTAGGAACAGAAAAAATTATCCGTTATGCTTTCGAATATGCAAAAGTATATAATCGTAAGAAAGTTACTTGTTTTTCGAAGGATAATATCATGAAAATTACTGATGGACTTTTCCACAAGACATTTGATAGAATAGGCGCAGAATATCCAGAAATAGAAAAAGAACATTGGATTGTGGATATAGGGGCTGCCAAATTAGCAACAAAACCAGAACAGTTTGATGTAATTGTAATGCCAAACTTGTATGGTGATATTCTTTCTGATGTAGCTGCTGAGATTACAGGTTCGGTAGGTCTTGCAGGTTCGGCAAATATAGGTGATGATTTTGCTATGTTTGAAGCCATTCACGGTTCTGCGCCTGATATTGCAGGAAAAGGAATTGCAAATCCATCAGGTCTTTTATTAGGAGCTGTTCAAATGTTAGTTTATATCGGACAAGCTGATATTGCTGAAAAAGTGCAAAATGCGTGGCTCAAAACAATTGAAGATGGCATTCATACAGGAGATATTTACAACCCAGAAACTAGTACGAAAAAAGTAGGCACAAAAGAATTTGGAGAAGCTGTCATCGAAAGATTGGGACAAAAACCTACTACTTTAAAGCCTGTTGAGTACGGAAGAGGAAAATCGATAAATATTAATCTTGAGCCTACCAAAATAGCTAAAAAAGAACTTGTAGGAGTAGATATTTTCTTGCATTGGAACGACACAGCAGACCCAACAGGGAAAAAACGCAATGCAAATACATTGGGAGATTCACTTTCTAAAGCTGCATTAGAAAGCAACACACATCTAGAACTGCAAATGATTACAAATAGAGGAGTAAAAGTGTATCCAAATGGATTCCCTGAAACTTTCTGTACAGATCATTGGCGTTGTCGCTTCCAAACACAAAATGAAGAAGCTATTGATTACAAAGAAGTCTTGAAATTGATGAATAAATTAAATCAAGAAGGATTTGATATTATCAAAACAGAAAACCTTTGTACGTTTGATGGTGTTCGTTCTTATTCTTTAGGACAAGGACAATAATATAGGAGCAATTACGAATTAAAAATTACGAATTTAATTCATTGATTACCAGCTAACTGAATGTTTGAAAATAGTAGTTTATTTAGTTCTTATTTCATAAACATAAAAAAGGAATTTGATTGAGTTCAAATTCCTTTTTTTCTTTCTAAGATTGTGCAGTATTCTCATCTTGCAATTTAAACCACTTGAAGAGAATCCAAATGTATTTGCTTTCAAATACTTCTACATAAACCTCATTATCATTAGCAACAAAGAACCCATTAGCAGAATTTACATCAGATATAAAATAAAATTTATGTTTTATCCTGACCTTATACTCACACATTTTTTTGTCTTTATTGTTTTCTCTGCTTCCAATGACTTTATAACCAAGTTCGTCTTCAAAATATGATTTTATAATTTGAAAATCCGAATTAGAAAGGTTTGATTGAGATGAAAGATGTATATTTTTATAGTATTCTCCTGCAAAAGTACGTCTATTTTTGGCTACTTCTAAAGGTAAACTACCTTTGCCAATCAGAAAATAAGTTCCAACTTGAATTAGGAAAATAGATAAAATAACAAGCAATAACTTTTTCATTTTATTCGTATTTAATTCTAAAATCTAAATTCAGACTTCTAAATTAGTTTACTCTCCACTCGCAGCAGCCGACAAACGTTCTGCATTCTCAGCCAATTTCAATTCTTCGATAAAAGAACCAATATCTCCATCCATTACGTTAGGCAAATTAAAGACACTAAAGTTTATTCTATGGTCGGTTACACGTCCTTGTGAGTAGTTGTATGTACGAATTTTGTCTGAACGGTCACCACGTCCTACCATTGAGCGACGAGTTTCTGAAGTTTCAGCATTTTGCTTTTGTAGTTCCATATCATATAAACGAGCTTTCAATACTTTCAAAGCCTGTTCAAAGTTTTGAATTTGTGAACGTCCATCTTGACATTCTACTACTAATCCTGATGGAAGGTGAGTCAAACGAATAGCCGATTCTGTCTTATTTACGTGCTGTCCACCTGCTCCTGATGCTCTAAACGTATCTTTTTTGACATCGCCCATATCAAGATTGATTTCTACGGCATCTGTTTCTGGCAAAACAGCAACTGATGCAGCCGAAGTATGAACACGTCCTTGACTTTCTGTATCTGGAACACGCTGAACACGATGAACGCCTGATTCGTATTTAAGTTTTCCGTAGGCTTCATTTCCAGTAACAGAAACAATAATTTCTTTATAACCACCTGCTGTGGCTTCACTAAATGAGATAATATCCCAAGTCCATTTCTGAACCTCAGCAAAACGCTGATACATTCTATACAAATCTCCTGCAAAAATACCAGCTTCATCTCCTCCTGCACCTGCACGGATTTCAAGAATGGCATTTTTATCATCATCTGGGTCTTTAGGAATAAGTAGGGTCTTGATTTCGTTTTCTATTTTTTCCTGTTTTGGCTCTAGCTCTTCAAGCTCCTGTTTTGCCATTTCTCTAAAATCCTCATCTTTTTCTTCTCTCAAAACAGATTTTGCGCCTTCGATATTGCTTAGTATTTTCTCATATTCTTCATATTTCAAATCAATTTTTTCTAAGTCTTTGTATTCTTTACTTAGTTTTGCATAATTGTCCATGTCGTTCATCAAGTCAGGATTCATCATTTCCTCACGAACATCATGAAAACGTTTTCTAATTTCTTCTAATTTATCTACCATATTGATTTAATTCTTGAATGTAAGGGCGTATATTTTTTAAGTAAATGTAAAATCACTTTTTGAAAATTGAGTACAAATATACAATAATAATTTGAGTATTTTTTTGTGAAATCAGGAAACATTATTACGACTTACAGATAAAAATGCAATGTATATTTATAACAATTTATTCTTACTTAAAATAATCAATCATTTCTTGAGCCATTATAACAGTAAGTCCTTCTGGATGCCCTAAACGATTATCTCTTATCAAATTTGATAAAATATTGATAACTTTCTTTTCTAATGAAGCATTATGTTCAACTAGTTCTTCATTAATATAAAGTCTTCTAGGTATATTTAGATTTGGTGGTGGAGTATATTCTTCTTTTTCAAGCATCTCAAGACCTTCATCTGTGGGAAACATATTTACTTTTATTTCTTGTCCTTCTCTGTCAAATAAAGTCAACATTAAACTACAAGGTTGGGGAGGAACCCAAAAGTGGATTTTTTCAATATCATTATAAGAAGGTAAGTTCATGTTTTTATTTGAAAATATGTAGTTAAAATTTTATATATTTGGTTTTGCAATTTAAGTAAAAACGATAACTAATTAATTTTAATTATATGAAAACAATAATCCTATCTCTATTTTTTACTAGTATTATTTTTAGTTTCAGTTCTTTTTTTATTAAAAAAAATAAACTAGATGAAACTATATCTAAGCCTTGTGCCATTTTTGTCATGCCAACGATTGAAATGATAGAAGAGTTACAAAAAACAGATGCTGATAATTATGATGTTATCTTAAATGAAAACATGTCTTATTTAGATTTAACAAGAGAATATTTAACTTCTCAAGAAATTTCTATAGTAGATACAGAAGCACAAGGAAATTTGAAATTTCAGAGTTCTAAAAATGAAGTTTTTGAGTTAGATTTATCTCAAAATGCTTGGCAAGTTATTTTATTTAATGGAACTGATGAGCCTATCAAAATAAATCCCACAGATTACGAAACAGAGATTAAAAAATACATGAAGTAATAAAAAAATTTTACCTTTGCAGAATATACAAATATAGTGTACACTTTAGTATGCAATTATTTTGTTCCGTACCTTTTAAGGTGCGTAAAAAAAGATATAAAATTAAAGCCTTAAAAATAGATTTATGTTAAGAACGCATACTTGTGGAGAACTTCGCCTTTCAGACGTAGAAAAGAATGAAGAAATAATCCTTTGTGGTTGGGTACGTCGTATTCGTGATAAAGGAAAATTACTTTGGATTGACCTTCGTGATAGATACGGAATTACGCAGCTTTTTTTAGAAGAAGACAGCACAGACCCAAAACTTCTAGAACTTGTTAGAGAGAAAATGGGTAGAGAATGTGTCATCAAGGCAACAGGAAAGCTAATTGAACGCACTTCTAAAAACTTAGATATTCCGACAGGAGAAGTAGAATTGAAAGTTACGAGCCTTGAGATTCTGAATGAATCTAAAACGCCTCCTTTTTTAGTAGAAGATGATACAGACGGAGGAGATGAGCTGCGTATGAAATATCGTTATTTGGATTTACGTCGTCCAAAACTTCAAAATAATATGATGCTTCGCCACAAAATGGCACAAGCAATGCGTAGATATTTGGATGCAAAAGATTTTATGGAAATCGAAACGCCATTTTTGATAAAATCTACTCCTGAAGGCGCACGAGATTTTGTAGTTCCTAGTCGTATGCACCCAGGGGAATTTTATGCCTTGCCACAAAGTCCACAGACATTTAAGCAGATTTTGATGGTTTCGGGTTATGATAAATATTTCCAAATTGTTCGTTGTTTTAGAGATGAAGATTTGAGAGCAGACCGTCAGCCAGAGTTTACTCAAATTGACTGCGAAATGTCGTTTGTTTCCCAAGAAGATATTTTGAATAATTTTGAAGGACTTTTGAAATATCTTTTTAAAGAACTCAAAGGAATCAATATCGAAAATGATTTCCCTAGAATGACGTATGATGAAGCGATGAAAACGTATGGAAACGACAAGCCAGATATTCGTTTTGAAATGAAGTTTAAGGAAATGAACGATGTTACAAAAGGAAAAGATTTTAAAGTTTTTGATGATGCTGAATTAGTCGTAGGAATAAATGCGACAGGCTGTGCAGATTATTCTCGTAAGCAACTAGATGCCCTTACAAATTTTGTAAAAAAACCACAAATTGGTGCAACAGGACTTATTTATTTGAAAGTTAATGCTGATGGAACATTAAAATCTTCAGTAGATAAATTTTTCAATGAAGAGGATTTGAAGAAATGGGCAAACCTTTTTGATGCAAAAGCAGGAGATTTAATTTTAGTTTTGGCAGGAAATGCAGACAAAACTAGAAAAGCTATGAGCGAATTGCGTTTAGAAATGGGCAATCAATTAGGACTCCGTAAAGCTGACGATTACAAACCTCTTTGGGTTCTTGATTTTCCTTTATTAGAATGGGGAGAAGAAGAAAATCGTTGGTTTGCGATGCACCACCCTTTTACGTCTCCTAAAAAAGAAGATTTAGAAAAATTAAATACAAATCCTGCTGATGTTCGTGCAGATGCGTATGATTTGGTTTTGAATGGTGTTGAGATTGGTGGTGGTTCTATTCGTATTTACGATAGAGCTTTACAGGAAAAAATGTTGGCATTTTTAGGTTTTTCAGATGAAGAAGCAAAGGCTCAATTTGGTTTCTTAATGGACGCTTTCGAATATGGTGCGCCTCCTCACGGTGGAATTGCACTTGGTTTTGACCGTCTTTGTGCACTCTTTGGTGGTGAGCAGAGTATTAGAGATTTTATCGCTTTCCCTAAAAATAACGCAGGAAAAGATTTGATGATTGATGCACCTGCTCCAATTGATGAAAAACAACTTAATGAACTAGAAATTAAAGTTGATTTGAAAGCTAAGGTTTAAGTGGTGGATATTTATTTTCTGTTTCAAGCGTCGACGCTTGAAACAGAAGCCTAAAAACTGTTTGATAATTCTTTATTATTGAACAGTTTTTTTGTATTTTTATAAAAGAACAAAATAGCACTATAAAACTCAAGAAAATGACAATCTCAAAAAGAAGAATAAGTGTAGAAGAATATATGATGATTGATGCCAATACGGATGAAAAAATAGAATATCTGAATGGAGAAATTCGTGCAATGGCAGGGACAACTCTTGAACATCAAATTATTATCAAAAACCTTATTCGTTTACTTGATATGTGCCTTCGTGAAAAAGGATGCACATTAGTAACTGGTGATATGAAATTACACACACCAGACTGCGAAAAGGCTTTTTTATATCCTGATATTCATATTTATTGTGGCGAAATTGAGAAAGAAAAAATGCTTTATGGCGCATATTCACTCAAAGAACCCAAAATTATTATAGAAGTTCTTTCTGATTTTACAAGTAATTATGACAAAGGAGATAAGTTTGAATGTTACAAAAAAATAAAATCACTTGAAAAATATATTATGATAGAAAGTAGCCTTGATACAAAAGAACCTGCCGTTTATGTTCGTACTTTGGAAAGTGAAACAAAATATACAGAAGAAATGCTCAATATGGATGCTATTTTGGAGATTTTGGACTGTGAAGTGAGTGTAAAGGATATTTATGAAATGTAATGATATTTTTTATACAAAAAATCACTCATAAAAGAAACTCATTTTTGAAAGTCCAATAAAAAACGAGAGTTTTAAACACAATTTTCTTATTTTAGAGTTATCAATATTAATAAATCAATTTTATTCAATTTTTTAATCTTAAATTTTTTTAATTATGCGTTGGAAAGGAAGACAAGGAAGTGGTAATGTAGAAGACCGTCGTGGAAGTGGTGGTTCTAGTTTTGGTGGAATGGGTGGTGGAGTAGGTAAAGCTGGTCTAGGTATTGGTGGTGTTATCATTGTTATCATTGTGATGCTTTTGGGAGGAGACCCTTCAGCTATTTTGGGAGGAGCTTCTGATGGAGGTGCTGTACAGACTGAAAATAGAGTAAGTACAAGTGATGAAAATGGACAACCAACTGACGATATGGGACAGTTTGCATCTGTTGTTCTGAAAGATACAGAAGATGTTTGGAATAAAATTTTTCAAGAAGAACTCAATGCTGATTATCCAGAACCTAAATTAGTTCTTTTTAGTGGAGTAACAAATACTGATTGTGGAACAGGTCAATCTGCAACAGGTCCTTTTTATTGTCCAGCCGACCAAGATATTTATATTGACCTTACCTTTTTCGAAGAATTACAAAATCGTTTTGGTGCAGGAGGAGATTTTGCAGCAGCCTATGTAATTGCTCACGAAGTAGGACATCATATCCAAAAACAACTTGGTGCTAGTGATTATGTAAATGATCATAGAGGAAGAGTTTCCAAAACTAAACAAAATGAACTTTCTGTCAGGTTAGAACTACAAGCCGATTTTTATGCAGGAGTTTGGGCGCATTATGCTGACAAATGGAAAGGCATTTTGGAAGAAGGTGATATAGAAGAAGCTATGAATGCTGCCAATGCCATTGGAGACGACCGTTTGCAGAAACAATCACAAGGTTATACTGTTCCAGAATCTTTCACTCATGGCACGTCTGCACAGCGTAAAAAATGGTTTATGAAAGGCTATCAAACAGGAGATATTCGTCAAGATGATACTTTTAAAACAAATGATTTGTAGGCTATCTTTAGTATGATTTGGATCTACTTCTAAATCAAACTTCTAAAATCTAAATTTATTCGTAAATTTGTACTTTAATTTTTTTAGAAATAATTGAATTTAGAATTACGAAACATTAGTATTTATTCATAATTCACAATTCATAATTCACAATTTGTATATATGAGTTTATTAGTAGTCGGTTCGGTTGCCTTTGATGCCATCGAAACTCCTTTTGGTAGTACAGACAAAATTATTGGTGGTGCAGCCACGTTTATTAGCCTTTGCGCTTCTTATTTTACTAAACCTATTAATTTGGTAGCTGTAGTAGGTGGCGATTTTCCAAAAGACAAAATCAAAATGTTAGAGTCGCATGGCGTAAATACCGAAGGACTACAAATTAAAGAAGATGAGAAATCATTTTTTTGGAAAGGAAAGTATAACA
This is a stretch of genomic DNA from Bernardetia sp. MNP-M8. It encodes these proteins:
- a CDS encoding ABC transporter ATP-binding protein translates to MLSLQNIHKSYHTTAQSMHVLKGIDMTINEGELVSIMGSSGSGKSTLLNILGMLDNYDKGEYWLDKVLIKNLSEKQAAIYRNKFLGFVFQSFNLLSFKTAAENVALPLYYQQVGRKERQILAEEYLERVGLRQWAHHLPSELSGGQKQRVAIARALITDPKVILADEPTGALDTTTSYEVMELFKQVHESGKTIVIVTHEDDIAAKTERVIRLRDGNIETPTQQKINLNK
- a CDS encoding glycerophosphodiester phosphodiesterase family protein encodes the protein MKKLLLQSFQILTLVLFFIFSFSSCKQEDININLSERDIKVIGHGGMGIGQVYPMNSYESIMYALTLGSDGVEIDVQMTKDGVLVAFHDEELDIKTNKKGKIHEQNWNEIKDAQYTSSAPYTKYRVIRLEDIFEHLPNLENYVFSLDIKSFSSSTSPVYYNQLNTALISLLEKYEQKRNLNLNKVYIELKRTDLIESLQKERPNYQIFAYEDFEIAMEKARKYNLRGITVQTDNLTKENVEQAHQEGFLVATLNTHSNNKNIEAINKGVDYIQTDKVKHLLKVLK
- a CDS encoding NADP-dependent isocitrate dehydrogenase, giving the protein MNATLSILEAAKARIDFEEVEIGEKVYKNGHSAGITPETWKSLRKTKVFLKAPITTPQGGGFKSLNVTIRKTLGLYSNVRPCVSYNPYVQTKHPKMDTVIIRENEEDLYAGIEHQQTDEVTQCLKLITSVGTEKIIRYAFEYAKVYNRKKVTCFSKDNIMKITDGLFHKTFDRIGAEYPEIEKEHWIVDIGAAKLATKPEQFDVIVMPNLYGDILSDVAAEITGSVGLAGSANIGDDFAMFEAIHGSAPDIAGKGIANPSGLLLGAVQMLVYIGQADIAEKVQNAWLKTIEDGIHTGDIYNPETSTKKVGTKEFGEAVIERLGQKPTTLKPVEYGRGKSININLEPTKIAKKELVGVDIFLHWNDTADPTGKKRNANTLGDSLSKAALESNTHLELQMITNRGVKVYPNGFPETFCTDHWRCRFQTQNEEAIDYKEVLKLMNKLNQEGFDIIKTENLCTFDGVRSYSLGQGQ
- the prfA gene encoding peptide chain release factor 1, translated to MVDKLEEIRKRFHDVREEMMNPDLMNDMDNYAKLSKEYKDLEKIDLKYEEYEKILSNIEGAKSVLREEKDEDFREMAKQELEELEPKQEKIENEIKTLLIPKDPDDDKNAILEIRAGAGGDEAGIFAGDLYRMYQRFAEVQKWTWDIISFSEATAGGYKEIIVSVTGNEAYGKLKYESGVHRVQRVPDTESQGRVHTSAASVAVLPETDAVEINLDMGDVKKDTFRASGAGGQHVNKTESAIRLTHLPSGLVVECQDGRSQIQNFEQALKVLKARLYDMELQKQNAETSETRRSMVGRGDRSDKIRTYNYSQGRVTDHRINFSVFNLPNVMDGDIGSFIEELKLAENAERLSAAASGE
- the aspS gene encoding aspartate--tRNA ligase, whose product is MLRTHTCGELRLSDVEKNEEIILCGWVRRIRDKGKLLWIDLRDRYGITQLFLEEDSTDPKLLELVREKMGRECVIKATGKLIERTSKNLDIPTGEVELKVTSLEILNESKTPPFLVEDDTDGGDELRMKYRYLDLRRPKLQNNMMLRHKMAQAMRRYLDAKDFMEIETPFLIKSTPEGARDFVVPSRMHPGEFYALPQSPQTFKQILMVSGYDKYFQIVRCFRDEDLRADRQPEFTQIDCEMSFVSQEDILNNFEGLLKYLFKELKGINIENDFPRMTYDEAMKTYGNDKPDIRFEMKFKEMNDVTKGKDFKVFDDAELVVGINATGCADYSRKQLDALTNFVKKPQIGATGLIYLKVNADGTLKSSVDKFFNEEDLKKWANLFDAKAGDLILVLAGNADKTRKAMSELRLEMGNQLGLRKADDYKPLWVLDFPLLEWGEEENRWFAMHHPFTSPKKEDLEKLNTNPADVRADAYDLVLNGVEIGGGSIRIYDRALQEKMLAFLGFSDEEAKAQFGFLMDAFEYGAPPHGGIALGFDRLCALFGGEQSIRDFIAFPKNNAGKDLMIDAPAPIDEKQLNELEIKVDLKAKV
- a CDS encoding Uma2 family endonuclease; translated protein: MTISKRRISVEEYMMIDANTDEKIEYLNGEIRAMAGTTLEHQIIIKNLIRLLDMCLREKGCTLVTGDMKLHTPDCEKAFLYPDIHIYCGEIEKEKMLYGAYSLKEPKIIIEVLSDFTSNYDKGDKFECYKKIKSLEKYIMIESSLDTKEPAVYVRTLESETKYTEEMLNMDAILEILDCEVSVKDIYEM
- a CDS encoding neutral zinc metallopeptidase, which gives rise to MRWKGRQGSGNVEDRRGSGGSSFGGMGGGVGKAGLGIGGVIIVIIVMLLGGDPSAILGGASDGGAVQTENRVSTSDENGQPTDDMGQFASVVLKDTEDVWNKIFQEELNADYPEPKLVLFSGVTNTDCGTGQSATGPFYCPADQDIYIDLTFFEELQNRFGAGGDFAAAYVIAHEVGHHIQKQLGASDYVNDHRGRVSKTKQNELSVRLELQADFYAGVWAHYADKWKGILEEGDIEEAMNAANAIGDDRLQKQSQGYTVPESFTHGTSAQRKKWFMKGYQTGDIRQDDTFKTNDL